GGCGAGCTGCGTCAGCCGGTTCAGGGTGCAGGCGATCGCCGCGCGCCGGGCCGGCATGGTGTCGCCCTGGCAAGAGAAGCCGGAGATCTGCAAGCCGGGCTCCTCGTTGCGCTTGAGGTAGCCCAGGCAGGATTGCGTCCCATCCGCTGTACCGGTTGGCCGGAACAGGGCGACGGGACCGAATTTGGTGTCGATCAGCCCGGCCTGCTCGAGCGTGGAGGCTGCACCCAGGCCCATCTGGACGGCCAGGCCCGCGGTCGCCGGCCGCGTCACGTCGAATTCGCTGCCTTCCCGGTAGATCTCGAGCTCGGCCACGGGCTTGTCGGCGTCGCCGGTCCAGCGCATCACGTCCCTGCGGCCGCCTTCGGGGTGCCTAAAAATGGTGTAAGAGGCTGGTTTCTCTGATGAATCGAGCTTGCTGAGGGCGAAGGCCGGATGCGAGCGGGAGGCATCGGACCAAGTGGGCTTCTCCGCGGGCTCGTCGACGCGCAAATCCGGCAACTGGCCGAGCCCGGCAAGCGCAAGGATGGCAAACAGCGCGAGCGCCCCCACATAGGCGAACAGGCGCGCCAGCGTGCCGACGACCTCGTCGGCGAAATTGGCGAGCGCCAGATGGATCTGGGTGGGGGTTGCGGCCGTGCCGGCCTCAGGCGACTGCATCCACGGCCTTCAGGCAGGGTCCAACGTTGTCTTGAGGCCGGTTCTCGCATAGAAGCGCTGCTCTTCCTGTTTAAGCGTCAGCTTCAGGAACGGGCTTTTTCATCGGAGAGTGAACGATGGGTTACAAAGTCGCAGTCGTCGGCGCGACCGGCAATGTCGGACGGGAAATGCTCAGCATTCTGGATGAGCGCAAATTCCCCGCGGATGAGGTCGTGGCCCTGGCGTCACGCCGCAGCGTCGGCGTCGAGGTCTCCTATGGCGACCGCACCCTGAAGTGCAAGGCGCTCGAGCACTATGATTTCTCCGATGTCGACATCTGCCTGATGTCGGCGGGCGGCGAGGTGTCGAAGGAATGGTCGCCGAAGATCGGCGCGGCCGGCGCGGTCGTGATCGACAATTCCTCGGCCTGGCGCATGGATCCGGACGTGCCGCTGATCGTGCCGGAGGTGAATGCGGATGCGACCGCCGGCTTCAAGAGCAAGAACATCATCGCCAACCCGAATTGCTCGACCGCGCAGCTCGTGGTCGCGCTCAAGCCGCTGCATGACAAGGCCAACATCAAGCGCGTCGTGGTGTCGACCTATCAATCGGTGTCGGGTGCCGGCAAGGACGGCATGGATGAATTGTTCTCGCAGACCAAGGCCGTCTATACCAATAGCGAGCTGATCGCGAAGAAATTCCCCAAGCGCATCGCCTTCAACGTCATTCCCCACATCGACGTCTTCATGGAGGACGGCTACACCAAGGAAGAGTGGAAGATGATGGCGGAGACCAAGAAGATTCTTGATCCCAAGATCAAGCTCTCCGCGACCTGCGTGCGCGTGCCGGTGTTCGTCGGCCATTCCGAGGCCGTCAACATCGAGTTCGAGAATCCGATCAGCGCGGATGAAGCGCGCGAGATCCTGCGCAAGTCGCCCGGCTGCCTCGTCATCGACAAGCAGGAGCCCGGCGGCTACGCCACGCCGTACGAAGCGGCCGGCGAGGACGCCACCTACGTCAGCCGCATCCGCGAGGACGCGACGGTGGAGAACGGCCTCGTGCTCTGGTGCGTGTCGGACAATCTGCGCAAGGGCGCAGCCCTCAACGCGATCCAGATCGCGGAAGTGCTGATCAACCGCAAGCTGATAGCCGCGAAGAAGAAGGCGGCGTAAGCCGAGCTGCCGTAGGGTGGGTTAGCCCCGCGGATTGCGCGAAGCGCAAACCGCTCGGCGTAACCCACCAGCTCTTTCACCGCGGAGATTTACAGTGGTGGGTTACGCCGAGCGGTTTGCGCTTCGCGCAATCCGCGGGCTAATTTTACTGCGTCACAAGAGGAGTTTTGGGCGGTCTCGACGGACGGCGCCACAGCACGGGCATCGCATGATTATTCTGCTCAGCGCCCGGATCAAGCGCGCGCGCACAGTTGCAATCGAGTTTGGGACGTGGCGCTCAGGCCGCCAGGGCGGATCCGCGGGGTCGATAGTCGTCGGGTAAGCGAGGTGCCGGGAGCGGCGGGGCGCAACGAGGTCCTGAGGGGGGAATCGTCGCCCGCTCGGCGACCAGGAAGCCGTAAGCGGCGATGCACAGGGTCGCGTGATGATGGAAGCCCCGCCAGCCGCGCCCCTCGTAGTGACCCAGCCCGACCTCTTGCTTGAGCTCCTGGTAATCGCGCTCGATGCGCCAGCGCAGTTTCGCCAGATCGACGAGCCGCGTGAAGCTGATGGTCTCCGGCAGCGTGGAGAGCCAGTATCTGGTCGGCTCAGCTTCGCTCTTCGGCCATTCGATCAACAGCCACTCCGCCGACGATTTCTCCGGGATGAGCTTGTTGGACCCAACACGCACGCGAACACGAGCAAAGCGCGAGGTGAGCTGCTCGGCCGAGCCCTCCCGCCACTTCACCGTGCACCATTCAAGCTTGGGCAGACCGAGGGCCAGTGTCTTGGCCGTGACCAACTCAGGCTCGTCGCGCCGGCCGGTATTGTTCATCGGCTTGTCCATGCGCCGCGGGCCGGCGCCAGGCCCCCACATCAAAATAGTTGGCACAATGCCGGCCACGTAAGACACGTTCAACTCCGACATGCCTGCACGCAGCCGCGCGTCCCTGCCGTAAGCGGCATCCATCAAGGCAACGCCGCGCGGCAGGCTGGCCTCGCATGCCCGTCGTATCTGATCGAGTGCGATCTCCGGCTTGGTCTTGAACTTGATCTCCTTCGGAATGCCTGCCTTCTTTCGCCGTGCACGATCCTTGGCCCAGGTCTCCGGAAGGTACAGCCGGTAGTCGACCGGAAGGCTGCCGGTACGACTGGCGATCGACAGCGACACCGCCACCTGGCAGTTGGCCTGCTTGCCGAGTTGACCGCAATATTGGTGATGCACGCCGACCGAATGCTTGCCCTGCTTGGGAAACGAGGTGTCGTCGATGATCCAGGCCTCGATTGGCCCGTCCTTCTCCAGCGCCGGCAGCACCATCTGGCGGACCTTCGCCAGCACGTCCTCGTCGGACCAGCATGCATTCCCCACAAAGTGCAGCAACGACTGGTGCTGAGCAGCCGTCCGCGCCGGATCCGTTCGCGCCGCCAACGGTTCCACGCTCTTGCGTTCGCCGGGGAGCACCAACCCAGTGCAATAATCGCGCAACTGTCGCCTACGTCTCGGATGACCGATCACGCTCGAAAGACCGTCTACGTAAGCCCCAAAACGCTCTTCGGCTTCCCGGTGATTGTTGACACTCATCTGGCTCTCCGCGCGCCAATATATGAATCTCAACAGATACTTGATTCTCAGACCAAATCGCCGCGACCAACTGACTCAGTAGTACTAACCCACCCTACGATTCAGACCACGCTCCGCGCGCTCTTGAATTCCTTGCTGCCCTGGTCCAGCACGAACAGCGTTCCCTCCGCGACGCCGAAATAGGCGCCGTGCAATTGCATCTGGCCGGCTTCCACCGCCTTGCGCACGAACGGGAACGTCATCAGGTTTTCGAGGCTGCGGAACACCGCCGCCTTCTCGATGCGCTCGACGAATTGCGCCATGGTCTCGTGGGTGCGCTGTTCGACCACTTCGCCCGGCTTGATGAACATCTGCATCCATTTGCCGATGAAATCGCCCGGCGTCAGCGGCTCGATCTTGTCGACGAAGGCGCGGATGCCGCCGCATTGCGCGTGGCCGAGCACGACGATGTGCTTCACCTTCAGCACGGTGACGGCATATTCGAGCGCGGCCGAAACGCCGTGCGCGTTGCCGTCGGGCTGATACACCGGCACCAGGTTGGCGATGTTGCGGACCACGAACAATGCGCCGGGGCCGACGTCAAAAATGGTTTCCGGTGCGACACGGCTATCGCAGCAGCCGATCACCATCACTTCCGGGAACTGTCCCTTCACCGACAGCTCGCGATAGCGGTTCTGCTCGGCCGGCAGCCGCTGGGTGGCGAAGGCGTTGTAGCCTTCCAGCAAATGCTTCGGGAATGTGATCATGGCCTATGCCTAATCATATACCGGTAACGCGAACAAGCCTTTCGAATAGGCAGGCCAAGTGCTATCGCTCGCCCGAGGAAACTGGAAGGAATGCCAGCATGACCCGTCCGCGCCGCAGCCATCTGTTCATGCCCGGCTCCAATCCTCGCGCCCTGGAAAAGGCGCGGAATCTCGCCGCCGACGGCCTGATCCTCGATCTCGAGGATTCCGTCGCCCCCGACGCCAAGGCCGTGGCGCGCGACGGCATCGCCGCCGCGATCGCTGCAAAAGGGTTCGGCAAGCGCGAGATCCTGATCCGGACCAACGGCCTCGACACGCAATGGTGGGCCGATGACGTTGCGATGGCCGCCAAGGCATCGCCTGATGGCATCCTGGTTCCGAAGGTGTCGAGCATCGAGGATCTGCAGACCATCGGGCGCCACCTCGCCGAGCTCGGCGCCGCGCCGACGGTGAAGGTCTGGGCCATGATCGAGACTGCGCGCGCGGTGCTGCATGCCGAGGAGCTTGCCGCGGCCGGCCGCGATTCATCGAGCCGCCTGTCAGGTTTCGTGTTCGGCCCGAACGACATCTCGCGCGAGACGCGGATCAAGATGATGCCCGGCCGCGCCGCGATGATCCCGATGATCACCCATTGCATCCTGGCGACGCGCGCCCACGGTCTCGAGATCCTCGACGGTCCCTATAGTGATATCGCCAATGCCGACGGCTTTGCCACCGAGTGCGCGCAGGCGCGCGACCTCGGTTTCGACGGCAAGACGCTGATCCATCCCTCGCAGATCGAAGCCTGCAACGCGATCTTCACGCCACCCGAGGAAGAGATCGCCCGCGCCCGCAAGATCATCGCCGCGTTCGAGCTGCCGGAGAACGTCTCGCGCGGCGCGATCCGTCTCGATGGTGCGATGGTGGAGCGGCTGCACGCCGACATGGCAAAGCGCACGATCGAGATCGCGGATGCGATTGCAGCGATGAGCAAGGGCTGAGGCATCAACGCGGAAAAGCGATATCCGCTTTTCCGCGCCGAGCGGCAATCGTCACCGCGATTCCAGGCTTTGCTTTTTATTTTCCCGCCGGCGAAACGGCTCTGGATTCACCACCACTCCGTCGGAGGCGACGATGGCGCTTTCCCTGAACGTTGC
This portion of the Bradyrhizobium diazoefficiens genome encodes:
- a CDS encoding aspartate-semialdehyde dehydrogenase, yielding MGYKVAVVGATGNVGREMLSILDERKFPADEVVALASRRSVGVEVSYGDRTLKCKALEHYDFSDVDICLMSAGGEVSKEWSPKIGAAGAVVIDNSSAWRMDPDVPLIVPEVNADATAGFKSKNIIANPNCSTAQLVVALKPLHDKANIKRVVVSTYQSVSGAGKDGMDELFSQTKAVYTNSELIAKKFPKRIAFNVIPHIDVFMEDGYTKEEWKMMAETKKILDPKIKLSATCVRVPVFVGHSEAVNIEFENPISADEAREILRKSPGCLVIDKQEPGGYATPYEAAGEDATYVSRIREDATVENGLVLWCVSDNLRKGAALNAIQIAEVLINRKLIAAKKKAA
- a CDS encoding IS701 family transposase; this encodes MSVNNHREAEERFGAYVDGLSSVIGHPRRRRQLRDYCTGLVLPGERKSVEPLAARTDPARTAAQHQSLLHFVGNACWSDEDVLAKVRQMVLPALEKDGPIEAWIIDDTSFPKQGKHSVGVHHQYCGQLGKQANCQVAVSLSIASRTGSLPVDYRLYLPETWAKDRARRKKAGIPKEIKFKTKPEIALDQIRRACEASLPRGVALMDAAYGRDARLRAGMSELNVSYVAGIVPTILMWGPGAGPRRMDKPMNNTGRRDEPELVTAKTLALGLPKLEWCTVKWREGSAEQLTSRFARVRVRVGSNKLIPEKSSAEWLLIEWPKSEAEPTRYWLSTLPETISFTRLVDLAKLRWRIERDYQELKQEVGLGHYEGRGWRGFHHHATLCIAAYGFLVAERATIPPSGPRCAPPLPAPRLPDDYRPRGSALAA
- a CDS encoding carbonic anhydrase, whose product is MITFPKHLLEGYNAFATQRLPAEQNRYRELSVKGQFPEVMVIGCCDSRVAPETIFDVGPGALFVVRNIANLVPVYQPDGNAHGVSAALEYAVTVLKVKHIVVLGHAQCGGIRAFVDKIEPLTPGDFIGKWMQMFIKPGEVVEQRTHETMAQFVERIEKAAVFRSLENLMTFPFVRKAVEAGQMQLHGAYFGVAEGTLFVLDQGSKEFKSARSVV
- a CDS encoding HpcH/HpaI aldolase/citrate lyase family protein, producing MTRPRRSHLFMPGSNPRALEKARNLAADGLILDLEDSVAPDAKAVARDGIAAAIAAKGFGKREILIRTNGLDTQWWADDVAMAAKASPDGILVPKVSSIEDLQTIGRHLAELGAAPTVKVWAMIETARAVLHAEELAAAGRDSSSRLSGFVFGPNDISRETRIKMMPGRAAMIPMITHCILATRAHGLEILDGPYSDIANADGFATECAQARDLGFDGKTLIHPSQIEACNAIFTPPEEEIARARKIIAAFELPENVSRGAIRLDGAMVERLHADMAKRTIEIADAIAAMSKG